The following proteins come from a genomic window of Chloroflexota bacterium:
- a CDS encoding glycosyltransferase family 2 protein, whose translation MTAVHATGRLITVLDLAIVILNYNTRDLLQRCLETVYASQGSFTYDVCVVDNASSDGSAAMVQKMFPQVTLIASPINGGFSYGNNLGLRHYGFADNPDDSDESKTPRYALLLNPDTEVPATALADMLDFMDSRPDCGVAGPKLVRPDGSLDLACRRSFPSPEIAGYRMLGLSKLFPGSERFGRYNMTYLDPDVMTEVDSVVGAFMMVRGAAICQAGLLDENFFMYGEDLDWAFRIKERGWTVWYNPEVTVLHVKEAASKTSSKARYEFYRAMILFYRKHYEADTPWWLHWLIVGGIGLRGMMAMIGQAWSQFRRSLALT comes from the coding sequence TTGACAGCGGTACACGCCACGGGTAGACTGATAACTGTGCTTGATTTAGCTATTGTCATTCTCAACTACAACACACGAGACCTGTTGCAGCGCTGTCTGGAGACGGTGTATGCCAGCCAGGGTAGCTTCACCTACGATGTTTGTGTGGTAGATAACGCGTCCAGCGACGGCAGTGCTGCCATGGTGCAGAAGATGTTCCCGCAAGTCACGTTGATTGCCAGCCCGATCAACGGTGGCTTTTCCTACGGCAACAATCTGGGCCTCCGCCACTACGGATTCGCCGACAACCCGGATGATAGCGACGAGTCAAAAACCCCGCGCTACGCCCTTCTCCTGAATCCTGATACGGAAGTCCCGGCGACGGCACTGGCGGACATGCTGGATTTCATGGACAGCAGGCCCGATTGCGGCGTTGCAGGGCCCAAACTGGTGCGACCGGACGGAAGCCTGGATCTGGCGTGCCGGCGCTCTTTTCCATCTCCTGAGATAGCCGGGTATCGGATGTTGGGCTTGAGCAAGTTATTTCCCGGAAGTGAGCGCTTTGGCCGCTACAACATGACTTATCTGGACCCGGATGTGATGACGGAGGTGGATTCAGTGGTTGGCGCATTCATGATGGTGCGCGGTGCAGCGATCTGCCAGGCGGGGCTGCTCGACGAGAATTTTTTCATGTATGGCGAGGATCTGGACTGGGCATTTCGCATCAAGGAGCGGGGCTGGACCGTATGGTATAATCCCGAGGTAACTGTGCTGCACGTCAAGGAAGCCGCCAGCAAAACCAGCAGCAAGGCCCGCTATGAGTTCTACCGGGCCATGATCCTCTTTTATCGAAAGCACTACGAAGCCGATACACCCTGGTGGCTCCACTGGTTGATCGTAGGTGGAATCGGTTTGCGCGGCATGATGGCCATGATTGGGCAGGCCTGGTCACAGTTTCGCCGTAGCCTGGCGCTGACGTAA
- a CDS encoding SH3 domain-containing protein: MRRNAILLTAIAALILVLMQACALGDLVANEPAPIPTPSRTPHPTFTPTPPETPTPIVAPTNTPSPVPLPTNTPAEAPPTEAPAEPPAAAQPTDTPAPETAQVIIDNPTLNVRQGPGTNYRIIGRANNGERYDIKGKNSSGSWWQINFNGQDGWVSGSYVRTEGDTGGVQVASNIPAPPPPPTAIPRPTQPPAPTAPPKPKFPYSYETGSMISNPNCGSVYMEGKVVDGGGNGINGIAVMLEFFGNRVYRITGVGKNPGEFGFTPLSREMYESPVPFNVTVVQGDGNPAPLSDSAFIDFRNCNAAGQFTNIRFRKN; encoded by the coding sequence ATGCGTCGCAATGCAATTCTTTTGACAGCCATAGCGGCCCTGATCCTGGTGCTGATGCAGGCCTGCGCCCTGGGCGATCTCGTCGCAAACGAGCCGGCACCCATTCCGACACCAAGCCGCACACCTCACCCGACGTTTACGCCGACTCCACCGGAGACTCCGACACCTATCGTTGCTCCCACCAATACGCCTTCCCCGGTGCCATTGCCAACGAACACCCCGGCGGAAGCGCCACCGACAGAGGCGCCGGCGGAACCACCTGCTGCCGCACAGCCAACGGATACGCCCGCGCCCGAAACAGCGCAGGTGATCATCGACAACCCTACCCTGAATGTTCGCCAGGGTCCCGGCACCAACTACCGGATCATCGGGCGCGCCAACAATGGGGAGCGCTATGACATCAAGGGCAAAAACTCGTCGGGCAGTTGGTGGCAGATCAATTTCAACGGTCAGGATGGCTGGGTCTCCGGATCCTATGTTCGCACCGAGGGTGACACAGGCGGGGTTCAGGTCGCGTCCAACATACCTGCGCCGCCGCCACCACCTACGGCGATACCACGCCCAACGCAGCCACCCGCACCAACCGCGCCACCAAAACCGAAGTTTCCCTATTCCTACGAAACGGGCAGCATGATCAGCAACCCCAACTGTGGCTCCGTTTACATGGAGGGCAAAGTAGTCGACGGAGGCGGCAACGGCATCAATGGTATTGCGGTGATGCTGGAATTCTTCGGCAATCGGGTCTACCGCATCACCGGTGTTGGCAAGAACCCCGGCGAGTTCGGGTTCACGCCCCTTTCCCGGGAGATGTACGAGAGTCCCGTTCCATTCAACGTGACCGTTGTACAGGGCGACGGCAACCCTGCACCCCTGTCCGATAGCGCGTTCATCGACTTCCGAAACTGCAACGCGGCCGGGCAGTTCACCAATATCAGGTTCCGCAAGAACTAA
- the dnaB gene encoding replicative DNA helicase, producing MDNGFTPRDRFVPANPEAEEAVLGSLMIDPDAVIKVASFLKADDFYQEKNNWIFQAILDLHERREPADFVTVSDELERRRQLDEVGGPSYVLDLINAVPTAIHVEHYARIVERTSVLRKLIRAAGQIAQLAYEETSEDVQEIVDRAEQVVFGIAENRTQRDLTPVRSIMADVVDRIDFLYHHRGEILGVPTGFKLLDRMLGGLQKSDLVILAARPSVGKTSMAISIAQNAARKYGKRVAIFSLEMSNEQLVQRMLAAETGIDSQRLRMGNIHGEDEWHKLMEAAGALSEAHVFIDDTPALSAMELRTKARRLYAEHDVDLIVVDYLQLMHGGTGRSENRVQEISAISRGLKGLARELNVPVLALSQLSRAVEARQDKRPILSDLRDSGSIEQDADVVMFIYREEMYIEDTERQNIADVIVTKHRNGPTGTISLFFRKELTQFKDLEMQREDLE from the coding sequence TTGGACAATGGTTTCACACCAAGAGACCGCTTCGTGCCCGCCAACCCGGAGGCTGAAGAGGCCGTTCTTGGCTCATTGATGATCGATCCCGATGCGGTTATCAAGGTCGCTTCATTTCTGAAGGCCGATGACTTCTACCAGGAAAAGAACAACTGGATATTCCAGGCCATTCTGGATCTGCACGAGCGACGTGAGCCCGCCGACTTTGTCACGGTCAGCGACGAATTGGAGCGTCGCCGGCAGTTGGATGAGGTGGGCGGACCGAGCTATGTGTTGGACCTGATCAACGCGGTGCCGACCGCCATCCACGTCGAGCACTACGCCCGTATCGTGGAACGGACGTCGGTGCTTCGCAAACTCATCCGGGCCGCTGGCCAGATTGCCCAGTTGGCCTACGAGGAAACCAGCGAAGATGTCCAGGAAATCGTCGATCGGGCCGAACAGGTCGTCTTCGGTATCGCCGAGAACCGCACCCAACGCGATCTGACTCCGGTCCGATCCATCATGGCCGACGTGGTGGATCGCATTGATTTCCTCTACCATCACCGGGGCGAGATCCTCGGGGTGCCGACCGGCTTCAAACTGCTGGATCGAATGCTCGGTGGCCTTCAGAAGAGTGATCTGGTCATCCTCGCGGCCCGGCCAAGCGTGGGCAAAACATCCATGGCCATCTCCATCGCCCAAAATGCTGCCCGCAAGTATGGCAAACGCGTTGCCATCTTCAGTTTGGAAATGTCCAATGAACAACTGGTTCAACGCATGTTGGCAGCCGAGACAGGCATCGACTCCCAGCGCCTTCGCATGGGCAACATCCACGGCGAGGATGAGTGGCACAAGCTAATGGAAGCGGCCGGCGCTCTTTCCGAGGCCCATGTTTTTATCGACGATACGCCTGCCCTGTCAGCCATGGAGCTGCGCACCAAGGCCCGCCGCCTCTACGCGGAACATGACGTTGATTTGATTGTGGTCGACTATCTGCAACTCATGCATGGCGGCACAGGCCGCTCAGAAAACCGGGTCCAGGAGATCAGCGCCATCTCCCGCGGCCTGAAGGGGCTTGCCCGGGAGCTAAACGTGCCCGTGCTGGCCCTCAGCCAGCTTTCCCGCGCCGTTGAAGCCCGCCAGGACAAAAGACCGATCCTGTCGGACCTGCGCGACTCGGGAAGCATCGAGCAGGACGCCGACGTGGTCATGTTCATCTACCGCGAGGAGATGTACATCGAGGATACGGAGCGGCAGAACATCGCCGACGTGATAGTTACCAAGCACCGCAACGGCCCTACCGGCACGATCTCCCTCTTCTTCCGCAAGGAACTGACCCAATTCAAGGACCTGGAGATGCAGCGCGAGGATTTAGAATAG
- a CDS encoding undecaprenyl-phosphate glucose phosphotransferase yields the protein MKRSQVILILLQFVTDILMASLAFFLAYRLNLSRDPSVGNFSQYVPMMLIFVGTLIAVMFFDKLYQRRRGKPKFEEFTTLLRDITLGTLIAIAVISFLFKNTIDYRRPMIIFAWLLSLFFIGLGRWLNIQLQRQLMRRGVGSSGVLLVGTGEVARMVLQKMLHSPQLGYQPVGLIANNGNANMVLGVPVLGTPADLPRVIEEHEVEEVIICLPEATHRELVHIVSQCERERVSIRTYPDVFQIMATEVGISDLAGLPLLTMRDVALRGWHLALKRAVDFFGSTVGLILLSPVLMFTALLIKLESPGPVFYVQERMGLDARPFPMIKFRSMRTDAEASGPGWTTEDDPRRTRLGTMIRRFSIDELPQLINVFLGQMSLVGPRPERPVYVEQFRQSIPRYMDRHREKAGLTGWAQVNGLRGDTSITERTKYDLWYIENWSLSLDFRILLRTVLRVFSDQQAY from the coding sequence GTGAAGCGCTCGCAAGTCATCCTGATACTGTTGCAGTTCGTTACTGATATCCTCATGGCCAGCCTGGCCTTTTTCCTGGCCTATCGATTGAACCTGTCGCGCGATCCGAGCGTTGGAAACTTTTCCCAATATGTGCCCATGATGCTGATCTTCGTGGGTACGCTGATCGCAGTCATGTTCTTCGACAAGCTGTATCAGCGCCGGCGGGGTAAGCCCAAGTTCGAGGAGTTCACGACCCTCTTGCGTGATATCACCCTCGGTACGCTGATTGCCATCGCCGTGATTTCCTTCCTTTTCAAGAATACCATCGATTATCGCCGGCCGATGATCATCTTTGCCTGGCTGTTGAGTTTGTTTTTTATTGGCCTGGGGCGTTGGCTGAACATTCAGCTGCAGCGGCAGCTCATGCGACGGGGCGTCGGAAGTAGTGGGGTTCTTTTGGTGGGGACGGGCGAGGTAGCCCGCATGGTGCTTCAGAAGATGCTGCACTCACCTCAGCTGGGGTATCAACCGGTGGGTCTGATCGCCAACAATGGCAATGCCAACATGGTCTTGGGTGTTCCAGTCCTGGGAACACCGGCCGATCTGCCCCGTGTGATCGAAGAGCATGAGGTGGAGGAGGTGATTATCTGCCTGCCGGAGGCCACTCATCGGGAACTGGTCCATATCGTCTCCCAGTGTGAGCGGGAGCGAGTCAGTATTCGCACCTATCCTGACGTATTTCAGATCATGGCCACTGAGGTGGGTATCAGCGACCTGGCCGGCTTGCCGTTGCTGACCATGCGCGATGTTGCATTGCGCGGCTGGCATCTGGCTCTGAAACGGGCGGTAGATTTTTTTGGCAGCACCGTCGGGTTGATCCTTCTCTCCCCCGTTTTGATGTTCACCGCGTTGCTCATCAAGCTGGAATCGCCCGGTCCGGTGTTTTATGTTCAGGAACGGATGGGGTTGGACGCCCGACCCTTTCCGATGATCAAGTTTCGGTCGATGCGCACCGATGCCGAGGCAAGTGGTCCTGGCTGGACCACCGAGGATGATCCTCGTCGCACGCGGTTGGGTACAATGATCCGCCGTTTTTCCATCGATGAATTGCCGCAACTGATCAACGTGTTTTTGGGCCAAATGAGCCTGGTCGGCCCGCGGCCGGAGCGGCCGGTTTACGTTGAACAGTTCCGTCAGAGCATTCCCCGATACATGGATCGCCATCGGGAGAAGGCAGGTCTCACCGGGTGGGCCCAGGTGAACGGGCTACGGGGTGATACCTCCATTACGGAGCGCACCAAGTACGATCTCTGGTATATCGAGAATTGGTCGCTCTCGCTCGATTTTCGTATCTTGCTGCGCACGGTGCTGCGTGTGTTCAGCGACCAGCAGGCCTACTAG
- a CDS encoding ATP-binding protein: MNTDAQVPPEPGKSCPICGGLGFIVQDLPVSDPNFGRAIPCQCRQSEMARRKQARLTQVSSLDQLSHMTFDTFYPKGVGLSEDQILNLHKAFSISREFAAKPEGWLLLTGSYGCGKTHLAVAIAHEVIARGQPALFVVVPDLLDHLRATFGPQSETSFDERFEAVRDTPLLIMDDFGAQSATPWAKEKLFQILNYRYTAQLPTVITTNMKPPEIEPRLRSRLADPDLTMTVTILAPDFRSSGTSNAHGLSTLTLHVGQTFENFELRRSELPKEESDSLTFARDSARAYAGDPRGWLVLTGIYGCGKTHLAAAIANFRIEGHHEHPMFVVVPDLLDHLRAAFSPSGGAPLDVRFEEVRRTDLLILDDLGTESATPWAREKLFQILNYRYEARLPTVITSSKSVDKMDERLASRMLDTNRCRVLSILAPNYRGSKGQRKRGLFG; this comes from the coding sequence TTGAACACTGACGCCCAGGTACCGCCCGAGCCCGGCAAAAGCTGCCCCATCTGCGGCGGACTGGGATTTATCGTCCAGGATCTTCCGGTCAGCGATCCCAACTTCGGTCGAGCGATCCCCTGCCAGTGCCGCCAGTCTGAAATGGCCCGCCGTAAACAGGCCAGATTGACCCAGGTCAGCAGCCTTGATCAGCTCAGCCACATGACCTTCGACACCTTCTATCCGAAAGGGGTCGGACTATCTGAAGATCAGATTCTCAATCTGCACAAGGCCTTCAGCATTTCCCGGGAATTTGCTGCCAAGCCAGAAGGGTGGCTGCTGCTCACCGGTTCGTATGGATGTGGCAAGACACATCTTGCCGTCGCGATTGCTCACGAGGTAATCGCACGAGGCCAGCCGGCGCTCTTCGTCGTTGTGCCTGACCTGCTCGATCACCTGCGAGCCACCTTTGGACCCCAATCGGAAACCAGCTTCGATGAACGATTCGAGGCCGTCCGCGATACGCCCCTTCTGATAATGGATGATTTCGGCGCCCAAAGTGCCACACCCTGGGCCAAAGAAAAACTCTTCCAGATCCTCAACTATCGCTATACGGCTCAGCTCCCGACCGTCATCACAACCAATATGAAACCGCCCGAGATCGAGCCACGGTTGCGATCGCGGTTAGCCGACCCCGATCTGACCATGACGGTCACTATCCTGGCGCCTGATTTCAGGTCCAGCGGTACATCGAACGCACACGGACTCAGCACATTGACGCTGCATGTCGGCCAGACCTTTGAGAATTTCGAACTGAGACGCTCCGAACTCCCCAAAGAAGAATCTGATAGCCTTACCTTCGCTCGAGATTCTGCCAGGGCCTACGCGGGCGATCCCCGGGGCTGGTTGGTATTGACAGGTATCTACGGCTGCGGTAAGACACACCTGGCCGCTGCTATCGCCAACTTCCGCATCGAAGGACATCACGAACACCCCATGTTCGTTGTCGTACCAGACTTGCTGGACCACCTTCGGGCGGCTTTCAGCCCCAGTGGCGGCGCTCCGCTGGACGTGCGATTTGAGGAAGTGCGGCGCACGGACCTTCTGATTCTGGACGACCTGGGCACCGAGAGTGCCACCCCGTGGGCCAGAGAAAAACTCTTCCAAATCCTCAACTACCGCTACGAGGCGCGGCTTCCCACTGTGATTACGAGCAGTAAATCGGTCGACAAGATGGACGAACGTCTTGCCAGCCGTATGCTCGACACCAACCGTTGCCGGGTCCTCTCGATCCTGGCGCCCAACTATCGGGGCAGCAAGGGTCAACGCAAGCGAGGCCTGTTCGGCTAG
- a CDS encoding DnaD domain protein: protein MEGFAGFPAGKQTIVRVPDVFFTELLPVIDDLAELKVSLHCLWLLNHKRGDLRYTRLDELAADQRFMSGLEDLPEDAMTTLKRGLEMAEARGTLLRVKVTPPTGDVEDWYFLNSERGRSAVERIRRGELHTFAEPLPDDISLQTQRPHIFVLYEQNIGVIQPMLADELREAERTYPRNWIDEAFGEAVALNKRSWRYIQRILERWAAEGKDDGIDRRDAQGNDSYESLKRRYVPEGYEDIVEH from the coding sequence ATGGAAGGTTTTGCAGGGTTTCCAGCTGGCAAACAAACCATCGTTCGGGTTCCGGATGTCTTCTTCACGGAGCTCTTGCCGGTCATTGACGACCTGGCCGAACTCAAGGTAAGCCTTCACTGCCTGTGGCTGTTGAATCATAAGCGAGGCGACTTGCGCTATACCCGTCTGGACGAGCTGGCCGCAGACCAACGGTTTATGTCCGGCCTGGAGGACCTGCCGGAAGACGCCATGACAACGCTCAAACGCGGGCTGGAGATGGCGGAGGCGCGGGGCACCCTGTTGCGAGTCAAGGTGACCCCGCCAACGGGTGATGTGGAAGACTGGTATTTCCTCAACAGCGAGCGGGGGCGCAGCGCCGTGGAGCGCATTCGACGGGGCGAACTGCATACCTTTGCCGAGCCGCTGCCGGACGACATCAGCCTGCAGACGCAACGCCCGCACATCTTCGTGTTATACGAACAGAACATCGGCGTCATCCAACCTATGCTGGCTGACGAACTGCGAGAGGCCGAACGAACCTATCCCCGAAACTGGATCGACGAAGCCTTCGGGGAAGCGGTCGCGCTTAACAAACGAAGTTGGCGCTACATCCAGCGTATTCTGGAACGTTGGGCCGCCGAAGGAAAAGATGATGGAATCGATAGGCGAGACGCTCAAGGGAATGACAGTTACGAATCCCTCAAACGACGCTACGTCCCAGAAGGATATGAGGACATCGTTGAACACTGA
- a CDS encoding bifunctional nuclease family protein, whose product MVEVTIDSVRVSLMSQHRVVVLKELDGGRFLPIWIGPFEADAITIELQGVEVARPLTHDLLKSLATLLGAEVVRVEINDLNNDTFYARIYLIFEGSEMEVDSRPSDAIALAVRCSAPILVADHVMDRASIMPEEDVREETAGDTEPSSEEELDAFRDFVEGLDLKGLGEDNFPL is encoded by the coding sequence ATGGTCGAAGTCACGATTGATAGCGTTCGTGTGAGCCTGATGTCCCAACACAGGGTGGTGGTTCTCAAGGAACTGGATGGCGGACGATTTCTACCGATCTGGATTGGCCCTTTTGAGGCGGATGCCATTACTATCGAACTTCAGGGGGTGGAAGTTGCCCGTCCTCTTACCCACGATCTTTTAAAATCCCTGGCCACCTTGCTGGGCGCGGAGGTTGTGCGCGTTGAAATCAATGATCTCAACAACGATACTTTCTATGCCCGGATTTATTTGATCTTCGAGGGCAGTGAGATGGAAGTAGATTCGCGGCCCAGCGACGCCATCGCCCTGGCCGTACGGTGCTCTGCGCCTATCCTGGTCGCCGATCATGTCATGGACAGAGCCTCCATCATGCCTGAGGAGGATGTCCGTGAGGAAACAGCGGGGGATACTGAGCCCTCAAGCGAAGAAGAACTGGACGCCTTTCGCGATTTCGTCGAAGGACTCGACCTCAAAGGGCTGGGCGAAGATAACTTTCCACTTTGA
- a CDS encoding glycosyltransferase, whose translation MFDLRGRASYNNNIMRVSVICTVLNEAGSIHHLLDSLVAQTRQPHEVLIVDGGSRDGTQAVVKAYADRLPIQLHEAGGANISQGRNVAVACASGDVIASVDAGVWLEPVWLERIVSPFENAAQAGLDPGRLAVAGFFMPAPENDFELALGATTLPLEEEIDPSSFLPSSRSVAFSREAFECTDGYPEWLDYCEDLVFDFQMIDCCGGFLWAPEAVAHFRPRPNLRSFFKQYYRYARGDGKADLWRKRHAIRYGTYLIAAPALILLSLFHNSLWLFGLLAGGLAYCWRPYQRLRAQWAALSWQRRLWTTWLIPVIRASGDVAKMLGYPVGLHWRWQNRHREDIHWRDQG comes from the coding sequence ATGTTTGACCTGCGAGGACGCGCCAGCTATAATAACAACATTATGCGCGTCTCGGTCATCTGTACCGTTCTTAACGAGGCAGGGTCGATACACCACCTTCTTGACAGTTTGGTGGCCCAGACCCGGCAACCGCATGAGGTGTTGATTGTCGACGGCGGCAGCCGGGATGGTACCCAGGCGGTGGTCAAGGCCTATGCTGACCGTTTGCCGATCCAACTTCACGAGGCAGGGGGAGCCAATATCAGCCAGGGCCGCAACGTTGCAGTCGCTTGTGCCAGCGGTGATGTCATCGCCAGCGTCGATGCGGGCGTTTGGTTGGAGCCTGTGTGGCTGGAGCGGATTGTCTCGCCCTTCGAAAATGCGGCACAAGCTGGCCTTGATCCGGGCAGGCTGGCAGTGGCTGGCTTCTTCATGCCCGCTCCTGAGAATGACTTCGAGCTTGCCCTGGGCGCTACTACCTTGCCGCTTGAAGAGGAAATCGATCCCTCGAGCTTTCTGCCAAGCAGCCGGTCGGTCGCGTTCAGCCGCGAGGCCTTTGAGTGTACCGATGGCTATCCGGAGTGGCTGGACTACTGCGAGGACCTGGTATTTGATTTCCAGATGATTGATTGCTGTGGTGGATTCCTGTGGGCGCCTGAGGCTGTCGCTCATTTCCGCCCTCGCCCCAATTTACGCAGCTTTTTCAAGCAATATTATCGTTATGCGCGGGGGGATGGCAAGGCTGATCTATGGCGCAAGCGCCACGCCATCCGCTATGGTACCTACCTGATCGCCGCCCCTGCCTTGATCCTGTTGAGCCTCTTTCATAACTCGCTTTGGCTGTTCGGCCTGCTGGCCGGCGGATTGGCCTACTGCTGGAGACCATATCAGCGTTTGCGCGCCCAGTGGGCAGCTCTCAGTTGGCAGCGACGGCTGTGGACTACATGGCTGATTCCCGTCATCCGGGCCAGCGGCGATGTGGCGAAGATGCTGGGTTATCCTGTGGGTCTGCATTGGAGGTGGCAGAATCGCCACCGGGAAGACATTCACTGGCGGGACCAGGGATAG